A single genomic interval of Treponema primitia ZAS-1 harbors:
- a CDS encoding RluA family pseudouridine synthase, translating to MKQKQPYTIIHEDDHIIAVNKAAGIAVSGDRWDESRERLDKLLGSFYNGPIFIVHRLDRDTSGIIVFARDEDTHRYLSKAFESREVEKIYCAIVHGRPLWAETDCDLALAPDGDKLHRTVVDKHHGKRSFTHFRLLLAAGAYSVVEARPASGRTHQIRVHLASLGHPVVCDPLYGSRNSPKPVYLSGFKKGWRGDPLAEKPLLDRLGLHAAALSLPYPPGLDNKLTLQAPLPRDMTALIKQMEKAAGTLMSNVI from the coding sequence ATGAAGCAGAAACAACCCTACACAATTATTCACGAAGATGATCATATTATAGCGGTAAACAAGGCTGCGGGTATTGCCGTAAGCGGAGACCGCTGGGATGAGTCCCGGGAACGGCTGGACAAGCTGCTGGGCAGTTTTTATAACGGCCCTATCTTTATTGTACACCGCCTTGACCGGGACACATCGGGGATCATCGTCTTTGCCCGGGACGAAGACACCCACCGGTACCTCTCTAAGGCCTTCGAATCCCGTGAGGTGGAGAAAATCTACTGCGCCATAGTTCACGGACGGCCTCTGTGGGCGGAAACGGACTGTGACCTTGCGCTGGCTCCGGATGGAGACAAGCTGCACCGGACCGTTGTCGATAAACACCATGGCAAAAGATCCTTCACCCATTTCCGCCTTCTCCTTGCCGCCGGCGCCTATTCTGTTGTGGAAGCCCGCCCTGCCTCAGGCCGTACCCATCAAATCCGGGTCCATCTGGCCAGCCTGGGCCACCCCGTGGTCTGCGACCCCCTCTACGGTTCCCGCAACAGTCCTAAGCCGGTCTACCTATCGGGGTTCAAAAAAGGCTGGCGCGGCGATCCCCTGGCCGAAAAGCCCCTCCTGGACCGCCTGGGCCTTCACGCCGCCGCTCTGAGTCTTCCATACCCGCCCGGCTTGGACAACAAGCTCACCCTACAGGCGCCGCTGCCCCGGGACATGACGGCGTTGATTAAGCAGATGGAGAAAGCTGCGGGAACATTGATGTCTAACGTTATATAA
- the cheB gene encoding chemotaxis-specific protein-glutamate methyltransferase CheB — MRNLIGRMIEATPGLVIAEKAMNGIFALQKIPRVNPDIIVLDLEMPEMNGIEFLKERKKLGITIPVVILSSIAARGAEITMEALALGASDFIQKPSGSVSEDIHTVKDTLVGMLLGYGGQYRRSQGRKVVPAIDFTAKTITPLTSAKPGSVSSILGVSGAAAKPLVPVRKPAKTEIVAIGISTGGPDALRIVFANLDKDLTVPIVVVQHMPQGFTNEFAKSLDRLCPLDVKEAEEGDAILPGRILIAQGNKHLEVERRGGGVVAHLSDAPLVSGHRPSADVLFASVALVYQNHALGVIMTGMGRDGAQQLGTIYKEGGMTLGQDETSAVVYGMPRVAFELGHVQEQVSLEKMARRICDVAKAQR, encoded by the coding sequence ATGCGTAACCTCATTGGCAGGATGATAGAAGCCACACCGGGGCTGGTCATCGCCGAAAAGGCCATGAATGGCATCTTCGCCCTGCAAAAGATACCCCGGGTTAATCCGGATATTATCGTTCTGGACCTGGAAATGCCGGAAATGAACGGCATCGAATTCCTCAAGGAACGGAAAAAATTGGGGATCACCATTCCGGTGGTCATTCTTTCCTCCATTGCCGCCCGGGGCGCGGAGATAACCATGGAGGCCCTCGCTCTTGGGGCCAGTGACTTTATCCAGAAACCTTCGGGCTCGGTTTCCGAAGATATCCATACCGTAAAGGATACCCTGGTGGGGATGCTCCTGGGCTATGGCGGCCAATACCGGCGCAGCCAGGGCAGAAAGGTAGTTCCCGCCATTGATTTCACCGCGAAAACCATTACCCCCCTGACCAGCGCCAAGCCCGGTTCGGTAAGCTCCATACTGGGTGTCTCCGGAGCAGCAGCAAAGCCGCTGGTTCCGGTACGCAAACCCGCAAAGACAGAAATTGTCGCCATCGGTATCTCCACCGGCGGGCCCGATGCCCTGCGGATAGTTTTTGCAAACCTGGATAAGGACCTTACGGTACCCATCGTGGTGGTTCAGCATATGCCCCAGGGCTTTACCAACGAATTTGCCAAGAGCCTCGACCGGCTCTGCCCCCTGGATGTAAAGGAAGCCGAAGAAGGGGACGCCATACTCCCCGGCCGCATCCTCATTGCCCAGGGAAACAAGCACCTGGAAGTTGAACGCCGCGGCGGCGGGGTGGTTGCCCACCTTTCCGATGCGCCATTGGTAAGCGGACACCGGCCTTCTGCGGATGTGCTCTTCGCGTCGGTAGCCTTGGTGTATCAAAACCACGCCCTGGGGGTGATCATGACCGGTATGGGACGGGACGGCGCCCAGCAGTTGGGTACCATCTACAAGGAAGGCGGAATGACCCTGGGCCAGGATGAAACATCGGCGGTAGTTTACGGTATGCCCCGGGTGGCCTTTGAACTGGGTCATGTGCAGGAGCAGGTATCTCTGGAAAAAATGGCCAGACGGATCTGCGATGTCGCCAAGGCGCAGCGATAA
- a CDS encoding CheR family methyltransferase, which translates to MADEIVLTDADFERYRDLIYNESGINFTKTNRSILEGRLKERLRTTPGVTLTSYFSTISKDKEALKGFLDSVTTNLTRFFRNQAHFDALEHHVIPELMNIKKPTGNTTIKIWSAGCSTGEEPYTIAMLLTEILPPPWKFEIVASDISLKCLMTGKEGFYADSRIEGIPENYLKKYFDKVAGGYKVKAEIMSKIRFDYHNLKNDSGQRNLDIIFCRNVIIYFDEVTQAGVVGRFWDSMASKAFLFIGHSESLFGMNTKFEFVKTQWATLYRKWI; encoded by the coding sequence ATGGCAGATGAGATTGTTTTGACGGATGCTGATTTTGAACGGTATCGCGATCTTATTTATAATGAGAGCGGTATCAACTTTACAAAAACAAACCGCTCAATCTTGGAGGGCAGACTCAAGGAACGGCTCAGGACTACCCCTGGGGTAACGCTGACGTCCTATTTCAGTACCATTTCCAAGGATAAAGAGGCGCTCAAGGGTTTTCTCGACTCGGTTACCACCAATCTAACCCGGTTCTTCCGCAATCAAGCCCATTTTGATGCCCTGGAGCACCATGTTATCCCGGAATTGATGAATATCAAGAAGCCCACGGGGAATACTACCATCAAAATCTGGAGCGCCGGCTGTTCTACCGGGGAAGAACCCTATACTATCGCCATGCTTTTAACCGAAATCCTGCCCCCACCCTGGAAATTTGAGATAGTTGCCAGCGATATCAGCCTAAAATGCCTCATGACCGGTAAGGAAGGGTTCTACGCCGACAGCCGGATAGAGGGTATCCCCGAAAATTATCTGAAAAAGTACTTTGATAAAGTTGCCGGGGGATATAAGGTCAAGGCGGAAATCATGTCTAAAATACGCTTTGACTACCACAATCTAAAAAACGATTCGGGCCAGCGTAATCTGGATATCATATTCTGCCGGAACGTGATCATCTATTTTGACGAAGTTACCCAAGCCGGAGTTGTAGGCCGGTTCTGGGATTCCATGGCATCCAAGGCCTTCCTCTTCATCGGCCATTCGGAATCCCTCTTTGGGATGAACACCAAATTTGAATTTGTAAAAACCCAGTGGGCAACCCTGTACAGGAAATGGATCTAG
- a CDS encoding CTP synthase has product MNKYIFVTGGVCSSLGKGVAASSLGALLEGRGLNVRMIKCDPYINVDAGTMSPYQHGEVYVTDDGGETDLDLGNYARFTSGPLSRANSITTGQVYESVIRKEREGRYLGRCVQVIPHITDEIKSRILAVSKKDTDTDVVIVEIGGTVGDIESIPFLEAARQLIHEMGRANALSVHLTLIPEVGEGELKTKPTQHSVKAMQEQGIQPDVLICRAPVLLDEATRRKIALFTNVESDAVFTSYNVDTTIYEVPLIFFDQKLDQVALKKLGVESRHANLKPWYSMMERFEARSGKVRIGIVGKYMDLHDSYKSVFEALFHAGLESRIEVELVKIDSSRLEETEDAEALLGSSAAGGGVDGILVPGGFGQRGINGMVKAAAWARTHKLPYFGICLGMQIMVIEWARDVLGWEDADSTEFNQDTKHPVVSLLEDQVDVKNYGGTMRLGKWASVPEPNSKFFEAYKEKIVSERHRHRYEFANTFRKEMTDSGLALTGFTEDKSLVEAVEWPDHPWGLGVQFHPEFKSKPTAASPLFRDFIAAVKKVKETKE; this is encoded by the coding sequence ATGAATAAGTATATTTTTGTCACCGGAGGCGTGTGTTCAAGCCTTGGGAAGGGGGTTGCGGCCTCTTCCTTGGGAGCCTTGCTTGAAGGACGGGGGCTTAATGTCCGGATGATTAAGTGCGATCCCTATATCAACGTGGACGCCGGGACCATGAGCCCCTACCAGCACGGGGAAGTCTATGTAACCGACGATGGCGGGGAGACGGACCTGGATCTGGGAAATTACGCCCGTTTTACCTCCGGGCCTCTTTCCCGGGCCAATTCCATCACCACCGGCCAGGTCTACGAGTCGGTTATCCGCAAAGAGCGGGAGGGTCGTTACCTGGGACGCTGTGTCCAGGTTATCCCCCACATTACCGACGAGATAAAGAGCCGGATTTTGGCGGTTTCCAAGAAAGATACCGATACTGATGTGGTAATCGTGGAGATAGGGGGTACCGTGGGGGATATCGAATCCATCCCCTTTCTGGAAGCAGCCCGGCAGCTTATTCATGAAATGGGCCGGGCCAACGCTCTTTCGGTGCATCTAACCCTGATCCCCGAGGTGGGGGAGGGGGAACTCAAGACCAAACCCACCCAGCACTCCGTAAAGGCTATGCAGGAGCAGGGAATTCAGCCGGATGTGCTGATATGCCGGGCGCCGGTATTGCTGGATGAGGCTACGCGCAGGAAGATAGCCCTTTTTACCAACGTAGAAAGCGACGCGGTATTTACTTCCTACAATGTGGACACTACAATTTATGAGGTACCCCTGATCTTTTTCGATCAGAAGCTGGATCAGGTGGCGCTCAAGAAGCTGGGGGTGGAAAGCAGGCACGCCAACCTGAAACCCTGGTACTCTATGATGGAGCGTTTTGAAGCCCGGAGCGGAAAGGTCCGGATCGGTATTGTGGGCAAGTACATGGATCTCCACGATTCCTATAAGTCGGTGTTTGAAGCCCTGTTCCATGCGGGCCTTGAAAGCCGGATTGAGGTGGAGCTGGTTAAGATAGACTCCTCCCGGCTGGAAGAAACCGAGGATGCCGAGGCGCTTTTGGGTTCCTCCGCGGCAGGCGGGGGCGTAGACGGCATACTGGTACCCGGGGGCTTTGGCCAGCGGGGTATCAACGGCATGGTTAAGGCCGCCGCCTGGGCCCGGACCCATAAGCTTCCCTACTTTGGTATATGCCTGGGGATGCAGATCATGGTGATAGAGTGGGCGCGGGATGTCCTGGGCTGGGAAGATGCGGATTCCACGGAATTCAACCAGGATACCAAGCATCCGGTGGTGAGCCTTTTGGAGGATCAGGTGGACGTGAAGAACTACGGCGGCACCATGCGCCTGGGAAAATGGGCCTCCGTACCGGAACCGAATTCTAAGTTTTTTGAAGCCTACAAGGAGAAGATCGTCTCCGAACGCCACCGGCACCGCTATGAGTTTGCCAACACCTTCCGTAAGGAGATGACCGATTCGGGACTCGCGCTTACGGGGTTTACCGAAGACAAGAGCCTGGTTGAAGCGGTGGAGTGGCCGGACCACCCCTGGGGCCTGGGCGTCCAGTTTCACCCGGAGTTTAAGTCCAAGCCCACCGCCGCCAGTCCCCTGTTCCGGGATTTTATTGCTGCGGTGAAAAAAGTAAAAGAGACTAAGGAATGA
- the lptC gene encoding LPS export ABC transporter periplasmic protein LptC, with protein sequence MKNSHRGKDTEGRKRKGGEPQTRFSVFSSYLYTLCGYSFCILLLLASCTFDYGDEVSENEDLPDIVMGNVEYVRVRDGDPVVRFRAQLAERYENRQTMELQNFSFEQFYSHGDEVNATGRAGSALVELESGNIQLENSIIISVNSEDITIETENLSWEDEKRILAGRNEDTVVDIQRSDGTVFSGRGFTADVRRRTWVFNGGVEGIYIDTEDDEETEVEAEEISEELEGEVPAELMEEGSDTAGEIL encoded by the coding sequence ATGAAGAATAGCCACAGAGGGAAGGACACAGAGGGAAGAAAAAGAAAAGGGGGGGAGCCGCAAACCCGTTTTTCGGTGTTCTCTTCTTATCTCTATACCCTCTGTGGTTATTCTTTCTGTATTCTTCTTCTTCTTGCCTCCTGTACCTTCGATTATGGTGACGAAGTCTCCGAAAATGAGGATCTGCCGGATATAGTCATGGGGAATGTAGAATATGTCCGGGTTCGGGATGGGGACCCGGTGGTGCGTTTTCGGGCCCAATTAGCGGAACGATACGAAAACCGGCAGACCATGGAACTGCAAAATTTTTCTTTCGAACAGTTTTATTCCCACGGGGATGAGGTAAATGCCACCGGTAGAGCGGGGAGTGCTTTGGTAGAACTTGAGTCGGGGAATATACAACTGGAGAATAGTATTATTATTTCTGTGAATTCCGAGGATATCACCATAGAAACAGAAAATCTTTCCTGGGAGGATGAAAAACGTATCCTCGCCGGCAGGAATGAGGATACGGTGGTGGATATCCAGCGCTCCGATGGTACGGTCTTTTCCGGCCGGGGTTTCACCGCCGATGTCCGGAGAAGAACCTGGGTATTTAACGGAGGGGTAGAGGGAATCTATATCGATACGGAAGATGACGAGGAAACCGAAGTCGAAGCCGAGGAAATATCAGAAGAACTTGAAGGGGAAGTTCCTGCGGAACTGATGGAAGAGGGCAGCGATACTGCCGGAGAGATCCTGTGA
- a CDS encoding LptA/OstA family protein — MSIKFAAPVLVTAALILSAGSPAGADTFSFKADRMSGGRAAGKEITMLTGNAEVRSDNLVLKANRIELQGDDNQFVDCSGDVWGMEEEKNILFQTDRLRYDRKLKIARLEGNSTLEDKENEIVAKGRFIEYDDQNEITVFQISVRLFKDELVCRSEYAVYRRQAKLLDLSGFPVVFKKSDEFRADRIRVDLDTDDVTMEGSVSGSIKEKEKEEEEEEAKTEESAPELESEPVPILVEE, encoded by the coding sequence GTGAGTATAAAATTTGCTGCCCCGGTCCTGGTTACCGCGGCGCTCATCCTTTCCGCCGGTTCCCCCGCTGGGGCCGATACCTTTTCCTTTAAGGCCGACCGTATGTCCGGGGGCCGGGCTGCGGGAAAAGAGATTACCATGCTTACGGGAAACGCCGAAGTACGATCCGACAATCTGGTCCTCAAGGCTAACCGAATAGAGCTTCAGGGGGATGATAATCAGTTTGTTGACTGTTCCGGTGATGTTTGGGGCATGGAGGAGGAAAAGAACATCCTCTTTCAGACCGACCGCCTGCGCTACGATCGGAAACTTAAGATAGCCCGGTTGGAGGGCAATTCCACCCTGGAGGACAAGGAGAACGAGATCGTCGCCAAGGGCCGCTTTATTGAGTATGACGACCAAAACGAGATCACGGTATTCCAAATCTCTGTACGGCTCTTTAAGGATGAACTGGTATGCCGGTCCGAATATGCGGTGTATCGCCGGCAGGCAAAATTGTTGGATCTTTCAGGATTCCCTGTGGTTTTTAAGAAAAGCGATGAATTCAGGGCCGATAGGATCCGGGTAGACCTTGATACCGACGATGTGACCATGGAAGGATCTGTTTCCGGTTCGATTAAGGAAAAAGAGAAAGAGGAAGAGGAAGAGGAAGCGAAAACCGAAGAATCAGCGCCGGAGTTGGAGTCGGAGCCGGTACCGATACTGGTTGAGGAATAA
- the lptB gene encoding LPS export ABC transporter ATP-binding protein encodes MLMDTQTTYILSITDLHKKFGAKEVVRGVNFSMHNGEVAGLLGPNGAGKTTIFYMIVGFYKPTQGTVCLNGDDITEKPMYRRARLGVAYLPQEASIFRKLTVEQNIRAILESRKDIDKEQKKARLEALLDEFGIARIRTQFGYTLSGGERRRTEIARALATEPKFLLLDEPFAGIDPIAVYEIKQIIRRLAEKGIGILITDHNVRDTLEITTEAFIIADGTIVAQGDREVILANEMVREVYLGSEFRM; translated from the coding sequence ATGCTCATGGATACCCAAACGACGTATATCTTAAGCATTACGGATCTTCATAAAAAGTTCGGCGCCAAGGAAGTGGTTCGGGGGGTCAACTTTTCCATGCATAATGGAGAAGTGGCGGGGCTGCTGGGGCCGAACGGCGCGGGAAAGACCACCATATTTTACATGATCGTAGGCTTCTATAAGCCTACCCAGGGAACGGTATGTTTAAATGGGGATGATATCACTGAAAAACCCATGTACCGCCGGGCCCGCTTGGGAGTTGCCTACCTTCCCCAGGAAGCCTCCATCTTTCGCAAGCTCACGGTGGAGCAGAATATCCGGGCCATCCTGGAAAGCCGTAAGGATATTGATAAGGAACAAAAGAAAGCCCGCCTGGAAGCACTGCTGGACGAGTTTGGCATTGCCCGTATCCGTACCCAGTTCGGTTATACCCTTTCCGGCGGCGAACGGCGGCGTACTGAAATCGCCCGGGCCTTGGCAACGGAGCCTAAGTTTCTGCTTCTGGACGAGCCTTTCGCGGGTATCGACCCCATAGCGGTCTACGAAATCAAGCAGATAATCCGCCGCCTGGCGGAAAAGGGCATAGGGATACTCATTACGGACCACAATGTTCGGGATACCCTGGAAATAACCACCGAGGCTTTTATCATAGCCGACGGTACCATAGTTGCCCAGGGAGACCGGGAGGTGATTCTGGCCAACGAGATGGTACGGGAAGTCTACCTGGGCAGTGAATTCAGAATGTAA
- a CDS encoding L-fucose/L-arabinose isomerase family protein, whose amino-acid sequence MDQNYPEVKLGLIAVSRDCFVRSLSENRRKALAEACAKQGVSVYEAKTTVENEKDALKAVDEVKSAGCNALIVFLGNFGPETPETLIARFFSGPVMYAAATEETGKDLANGRGDAYCGMLNCSYNLGLRKLKAVIPEYPVGTADDIARMAVDFVPVARAILGLASLKIISFGPRPQDFFACNAPIKGLYDIGVEIEENSELDLLVAYRAHKDDTRIPAVVKSMADELGAGNRYPDMLPRLAQFELTLLDWAEEHRGSRSYVSFANKCWPAFPTEFGFEPCYVNSRLTARGIPVSCEVDIYGSLSEYIGACLSHDAVTLLDINNTVPQDLYDGAIKGKHSYGLNDVFMGFHCGNTPRCKLRNEDNTALKFQLIQNRLLEKGGKPDITRGTLEGDIAAGDITFYRLHANADGALQAYIAQGEVLPAATGSFGGIGIFAIPDMGRFYRHVLIEKRFPHHGAVAFGKYGKALFTVFDYLGVPEIHYNRPKGLLYPRENPFT is encoded by the coding sequence ATGGATCAGAATTACCCTGAAGTAAAACTTGGATTAATCGCGGTATCCAGGGACTGTTTTGTACGTTCCCTTTCTGAAAATCGCCGGAAAGCCCTTGCCGAAGCCTGTGCAAAACAGGGCGTTTCAGTTTACGAAGCAAAAACTACCGTTGAAAATGAAAAAGATGCACTCAAAGCGGTGGATGAAGTAAAAAGTGCCGGTTGTAATGCCCTTATCGTATTTTTAGGGAATTTTGGCCCTGAAACTCCGGAAACCCTTATCGCACGGTTCTTCTCCGGGCCGGTGATGTACGCCGCCGCCACCGAGGAAACCGGCAAGGACCTTGCCAATGGCCGGGGTGACGCCTACTGCGGGATGCTTAACTGTTCCTACAACCTGGGGCTGCGGAAGCTCAAGGCGGTGATCCCCGAATATCCCGTGGGTACGGCGGATGATATCGCCCGTATGGCGGTGGATTTTGTCCCCGTTGCCCGGGCCATCTTGGGCCTTGCGTCCCTGAAGATTATCAGTTTTGGTCCCCGGCCCCAGGATTTCTTTGCCTGCAATGCCCCCATTAAGGGGCTCTACGATATTGGGGTAGAAATAGAAGAGAATTCTGAGCTGGACCTTCTGGTAGCCTACCGGGCTCATAAAGACGATACGCGCATTCCCGCCGTGGTCAAGTCCATGGCGGATGAGCTTGGCGCGGGGAACCGGTATCCGGATATGCTCCCCCGGCTTGCCCAGTTTGAGCTCACCCTGCTGGACTGGGCGGAGGAGCACCGGGGCTCCCGGAGCTATGTGTCCTTCGCCAATAAATGCTGGCCCGCATTTCCCACGGAATTTGGTTTTGAACCCTGTTATGTCAATTCCCGGCTGACCGCCCGGGGCATCCCCGTGAGCTGCGAGGTGGATATCTACGGTTCCCTAAGCGAATACATAGGCGCCTGCCTCAGCCATGATGCGGTTACCCTGCTGGATATCAACAATACCGTCCCCCAGGATCTGTATGACGGGGCGATTAAGGGGAAGCATTCCTACGGGCTCAACGATGTGTTCATGGGCTTCCACTGCGGCAATACTCCCCGCTGTAAGCTCCGTAACGAAGATAACACCGCCCTTAAGTTCCAGCTTATCCAGAACCGGCTCCTGGAAAAAGGCGGGAAACCTGATATCACCAGAGGAACCCTGGAGGGGGACATCGCGGCGGGGGATATCACCTTCTACCGGCTGCACGCCAACGCCGATGGTGCCCTTCAGGCCTATATAGCCCAGGGGGAGGTCCTTCCGGCGGCTACCGGTTCCTTTGGCGGTATCGGCATATTCGCTATCCCCGATATGGGGCGGTTTTATCGCCATGTACTCATCGAAAAACGCTTCCCCCACCATGGGGCGGTGGCCTTTGGTAAATACGGCAAGGCTCTTTTCACGGTTTTTGACTACCTGGGGGTACCGGAGATACACTATAACCGGCCAAAAGGACTGTTATATCCCCGGGAAAATCCATTCACCTAA
- the rny gene encoding ribonuclease Y: MPWIMWVILPLAGLTLGWTIRWLYARFQLTASEQRAERIKQDAIKEADAKKKEILLEAKEQVIRDRNQQERETRERRGELQRYEKRVLQKEEAVDKKTAQIEKTEQTLADMEQSLQARSGALEKEEERYRAELERISGLTVDEAKALIIRDMENEARHDAQGLINKIEQEANLSAEKKARDVLIAAIQRLATDVTGEVTVATVTLPNDEMKGRIIGREGRNIRTLETLTGVDIIIDDTPEAVVISCFDPVRREIAKIALERLITDGRIHPARIEEIVTKVTKDISQKIFEEGEKVLFDLGIHNINQEAIRALGRLYFRTSYGQNVLSHSKEVAVIAGILAAEIGANRELAKRGALLHDIGKGIESDSDLNHAEIGMDMARKMGEDPRIINAVGSHHNDIEPSCIESVLVQIADAISAARPGARRETLDNYVKRLENLENIATGFTGVEKAFAIQAGRELRIIVNNEAVNDEQSRDLAKQIAKKIENDLRYPGRIRVTIIRETRITEYAR; this comes from the coding sequence ATGCCTTGGATAATGTGGGTTATCCTCCCTCTTGCCGGGTTAACCTTAGGCTGGACTATAAGATGGCTGTATGCCAGATTTCAACTTACGGCATCGGAGCAACGCGCCGAACGTATAAAACAGGATGCGATAAAGGAAGCTGACGCTAAAAAGAAGGAAATTCTTCTTGAAGCAAAAGAACAAGTTATCCGCGATCGGAACCAGCAGGAAAGGGAGACTCGGGAACGCAGGGGTGAACTGCAGAGATATGAAAAACGTGTCTTGCAGAAAGAAGAAGCTGTAGATAAGAAGACGGCTCAGATAGAGAAGACTGAACAGACTCTGGCCGACATGGAACAATCCCTGCAAGCCCGGAGCGGAGCTCTGGAGAAAGAAGAAGAGCGGTACCGGGCGGAACTGGAACGAATTTCCGGACTTACCGTGGACGAAGCGAAGGCTCTCATCATTCGGGATATGGAGAATGAGGCCAGACATGATGCCCAGGGGCTTATCAATAAGATTGAGCAGGAGGCCAACCTCTCCGCGGAAAAGAAAGCCCGGGATGTGTTGATTGCCGCTATTCAACGGCTGGCTACGGATGTTACCGGTGAGGTGACCGTGGCTACCGTAACTCTTCCCAACGACGAGATGAAGGGGCGGATCATAGGCCGGGAAGGGCGGAACATCCGTACCCTGGAAACTCTGACCGGGGTGGATATCATCATTGATGATACTCCGGAAGCGGTGGTTATCTCCTGTTTTGACCCGGTACGCCGGGAAATTGCTAAAATTGCCCTGGAACGGCTCATCACCGACGGACGGATCCACCCTGCCCGTATCGAAGAAATTGTTACCAAGGTTACCAAGGATATATCCCAGAAGATCTTTGAAGAGGGTGAGAAGGTACTCTTCGACCTGGGGATCCACAATATCAACCAGGAAGCTATCCGCGCCCTGGGACGGCTCTATTTCCGTACCAGCTATGGCCAGAATGTGTTATCCCACTCCAAGGAAGTGGCGGTTATTGCGGGCATCTTAGCCGCTGAGATCGGCGCCAACCGGGAACTAGCCAAGCGGGGGGCGCTGCTCCACGATATCGGTAAGGGGATCGAGAGTGATTCGGACCTGAACCACGCGGAGATCGGCATGGACATGGCCCGGAAGATGGGGGAGGACCCGCGGATTATCAACGCCGTTGGGAGCCACCACAACGATATAGAGCCGTCCTGCATCGAATCGGTGCTGGTCCAGATTGCCGACGCAATTTCTGCAGCCCGGCCCGGCGCCCGCCGGGAAACTTTGGACAATTATGTTAAGCGGCTGGAAAATCTGGAAAATATTGCCACGGGCTTTACCGGGGTGGAAAAGGCCTTTGCCATACAGGCAGGGCGGGAACTGCGGATCATCGTAAACAACGAGGCGGTGAACGATGAGCAGTCCAGGGATCTGGCTAAACAGATTGCCAAGAAGATTGAAAACGATCTGCGTTATCCCGGAAGAATCAGGGTAACGATTATCCGGGAAACTAGGATCACTGAATACGCACGGTAA